The Phenylobacterium koreense genome window below encodes:
- a CDS encoding CinA family protein gives MFSLEIETLARLLIDEARERSLRIVTAESCTGGLVAGAICSIPGASDVFERGFVVYTNRAKQEMLGVPGDLIADLGAVSEPVARMMAEGALEASNAHVAVAITGVAGPGGGTAMKPVGTVHIATARTNQALMHRGELFDGVTRAEIQEQAVQAALQALRDRMT, from the coding sequence ATGTTTTCATTGGAAATCGAAACCCTGGCGAGGCTGCTGATAGACGAGGCCCGCGAACGCTCTTTGCGGATCGTCACCGCCGAGAGCTGCACAGGCGGGCTGGTGGCCGGCGCCATCTGCTCGATCCCCGGCGCCTCTGACGTCTTCGAACGTGGGTTCGTGGTCTATACCAACCGGGCCAAGCAGGAGATGCTGGGCGTTCCGGGAGACCTGATCGCCGACCTCGGCGCAGTGTCCGAGCCGGTGGCCAGGATGATGGCCGAGGGTGCGCTGGAAGCCTCGAACGCGCACGTCGCCGTTGCTATCACCGGCGTGGCGGGCCCCGGCGGCGGCACGGCCATGAAGCCGGTGGGCACGGTCCACATCGCCACCGCCCGTACGAACCAGGCGCTGATGCACCGTGGGGAATTGTTCGACGGCGTGACCCGCGCGGAGATTCAGGAGCAGGCGGTGCAGGCGGCCCTGCAGGCCCTGCGCGACCGAATGACCTAG
- the lpdA gene encoding dihydrolipoyl dehydrogenase, with protein sequence MDFDVIVIGSGPGGYVTAIRASQLGFKTAIVEREALGGVCLNWGCIPTKALLKSGEAYETLGHLADYGLKVEKASFDFGKVIERSRKVAGQLNSGVGFLMKKHKIEVIEGVAKLEKGQGAPKVVVALKAGGSRTVQAKHVILATGARARTIPAIGLEPDGERVWTYREAMVPKAAPKSLIVIGSGAIGIEFASFYRALGSDVTVVEALPRILPVEDEEVSKTAHKAFEKRGLKFRVGASVKKLAKSKTGVTIDLEAGGKAETLEAEVAIVAVGIVGNVEDMGLEALGVKIEKTHVVIDDHGATGVPGLYAIGDVAGPPWLAHKASHEGVHCIEHIAGLKPTNLSSPIPGCTYSNPQIASVGLTEAQAKEQGIEAKVGRFPFRVNGKAIASGETEGFVKTIFDAKTGALIGAHMIGAEVTEMIQGFTLAITMEATEAELQATVFPHPTMSEAMHEAALDAYGRVLHL encoded by the coding sequence ATGGATTTTGACGTCATCGTTATCGGCTCGGGGCCGGGCGGCTATGTGACCGCCATCCGGGCGAGCCAGCTCGGCTTCAAGACGGCGATCGTCGAGCGCGAAGCGCTGGGCGGGGTATGCCTGAACTGGGGGTGCATCCCGACCAAGGCCCTGCTCAAGTCGGGCGAGGCCTATGAAACCCTGGGACATCTGGCCGACTACGGCCTGAAGGTCGAGAAGGCGAGCTTCGACTTCGGCAAGGTGATCGAGCGATCGCGCAAGGTCGCGGGCCAGCTGAACTCCGGCGTCGGCTTCCTGATGAAGAAGCACAAGATCGAGGTGATCGAAGGCGTCGCCAAGCTCGAGAAGGGCCAGGGCGCGCCGAAGGTCGTCGTGGCCCTGAAGGCCGGCGGATCGCGCACGGTCCAGGCCAAGCATGTGATCCTCGCCACCGGCGCGCGGGCGCGGACGATCCCGGCCATCGGGCTCGAGCCGGACGGCGAGCGGGTCTGGACCTATCGCGAGGCGATGGTCCCCAAGGCCGCGCCCAAGTCGCTGATCGTCATCGGTTCCGGCGCCATCGGGATCGAATTTGCGAGCTTCTATCGCGCGCTCGGCTCGGACGTGACGGTCGTCGAAGCGCTGCCGCGCATCCTGCCCGTCGAGGACGAGGAGGTTTCCAAGACCGCGCACAAGGCGTTCGAGAAGCGGGGGCTGAAATTCCGCGTCGGCGCCAGCGTCAAGAAGCTCGCAAAGTCCAAGACCGGCGTGACCATCGACCTGGAGGCCGGCGGCAAGGCCGAAACCCTGGAGGCCGAGGTCGCCATCGTGGCGGTCGGGATCGTCGGCAATGTCGAGGATATGGGCCTGGAGGCCTTGGGCGTGAAGATCGAGAAGACCCACGTGGTCATCGACGACCATGGCGCGACCGGCGTGCCGGGCCTCTACGCCATCGGTGATGTGGCCGGTCCGCCCTGGCTCGCCCACAAGGCCAGCCATGAAGGCGTTCACTGTATCGAGCATATCGCCGGCCTGAAGCCGACCAACCTGTCCTCCCCGATCCCGGGCTGCACCTATTCCAACCCGCAGATCGCCTCCGTCGGCCTGACCGAGGCGCAGGCCAAGGAGCAGGGGATCGAGGCCAAGGTCGGCCGCTTCCCCTTCCGCGTGAACGGCAAGGCCATCGCGTCCGGTGAGACCGAGGGCTTCGTGAAGACCATCTTCGACGCCAAGACCGGCGCCCTGATCGGGGCCCACATGATCGGCGCGGAGGTCACCGAAATGATCCAGGGCTTCACCCTGGCGATCACGATGGAAGCGACCGAGGCCGAGTTGCAGGCGACGGTGTTCCCGCATCCGACCATGAGCGAGGCGATGCACGAGGCAGCGCTCGACGCATACGGACGGGTGCTGCACCTCTAG
- a CDS encoding GFA family protein has translation MTTLAGHCHCGAIRVELDPGRPVDELPLRSCQCGFCRRHGARTMSDPASRLHIEAAPGVLNRYRFGARAVDALLCEECGVYVASVLQTDDGRLLATLNVAGVDLEGFGGRTAEPVSYEHETQDERLERRMARWTPAVLVEALPSA, from the coding sequence ATGACGACGCTCGCGGGTCATTGCCACTGCGGCGCCATCCGGGTCGAGCTGGACCCCGGAAGGCCCGTGGACGAGCTGCCCCTGCGCTCATGCCAGTGCGGCTTCTGCCGCCGGCACGGGGCGCGGACCATGAGCGATCCGGCGAGCCGCCTGCACATCGAGGCCGCGCCTGGGGTCCTGAACCGCTATCGGTTCGGCGCCCGGGCCGTCGACGCGCTGCTCTGCGAAGAGTGCGGCGTCTACGTGGCTTCGGTCCTTCAGACCGATGATGGGCGACTACTGGCGACCCTGAATGTCGCCGGCGTCGATCTCGAAGGGTTCGGCGGGCGGACCGCCGAGCCCGTCAGCTACGAACACGAAACCCAGGACGAGCGGCTGGAGCGGCGCATGGCGCGCTGGACGCCAGCGGTGCTTGTCGAAGCCCTGCCCAGCGCCTGA
- a CDS encoding pyruvate dehydrogenase complex E1 component subunit beta, whose translation MTDVLMPALSPTMEEGTLAKWHVKQGDTVKSGDVIAEIETDKATMEVEAVDEGTVEEILIPEGSEGVKVNTPIARLSGDGAPAAKAPAEAPPVQSAGDPEKSQPETARPQPEGEATAPVTPKVELRDPEIPEGAKLVKTTIRDALRDAMAEEMRRDDKVFLMGEEVAQYQGAYKVSRDLLQEFGDKRIVDTPITEYGFAGLGVGAAMAGLKPIVEFMTWNFAMQAIDHIVNSAAKTLYMSGGQIQCSIVFRGPNGAAARVAAQHSQDYSAWYAQVPGLKVVAPYDAADAKGLLKAAIRDPNPVVFLEHEMMYGQEFDVPADIDWVVPIGKAKVRREGKDVTITAHSRMVGLALKAAEELAAEGIEAEVVDLRTLRPLDHETIVESVKKTNRIVTVEEGWGPMGVGAEVVARVLEHAFDYLDAPPTRVHQEDVPLPYAANLEALSLPSVEKIVKAAKAVAYRK comes from the coding sequence GTGACCGACGTCCTGATGCCCGCGCTTTCTCCGACCATGGAAGAAGGCACGCTCGCCAAGTGGCACGTGAAGCAAGGCGATACGGTCAAGTCCGGCGACGTGATCGCCGAGATCGAGACCGACAAGGCGACCATGGAGGTCGAGGCGGTCGATGAAGGAACCGTCGAGGAGATCCTGATCCCCGAGGGCTCCGAGGGCGTGAAGGTCAACACGCCGATCGCCCGCCTGAGCGGCGACGGCGCGCCGGCCGCCAAGGCCCCGGCCGAAGCTCCGCCCGTCCAGTCGGCCGGCGATCCGGAGAAGAGCCAGCCCGAAACCGCGCGGCCCCAGCCCGAGGGCGAGGCCACGGCGCCGGTGACGCCGAAGGTCGAACTGCGGGACCCGGAAATCCCCGAGGGCGCCAAGCTGGTCAAGACGACGATCCGCGACGCCCTGCGCGACGCGATGGCCGAGGAGATGCGTCGGGACGACAAGGTGTTCCTGATGGGCGAGGAAGTCGCCCAGTACCAGGGCGCCTACAAGGTCTCGCGAGACCTGCTGCAGGAGTTCGGCGACAAGCGCATCGTCGATACGCCGATCACTGAATACGGCTTCGCCGGGCTCGGCGTCGGGGCGGCCATGGCCGGCCTGAAGCCGATCGTGGAGTTCATGACCTGGAACTTCGCCATGCAGGCGATCGACCATATCGTCAACTCGGCGGCCAAGACGCTCTACATGTCCGGCGGCCAGATCCAGTGCTCGATCGTGTTCCGGGGGCCCAATGGCGCCGCCGCCCGCGTGGCGGCCCAGCACAGCCAGGACTATTCGGCCTGGTACGCCCAGGTGCCCGGCCTGAAGGTCGTCGCGCCCTATGACGCGGCCGACGCCAAGGGCCTGCTGAAGGCGGCGATCCGCGACCCCAACCCCGTGGTCTTCCTCGAACACGAGATGATGTACGGCCAGGAGTTCGACGTCCCGGCGGACATCGACTGGGTCGTGCCGATCGGCAAGGCGAAGGTCCGGCGAGAGGGCAAGGATGTGACCATCACCGCCCACTCGCGGATGGTCGGCCTGGCGCTGAAAGCAGCCGAAGAGCTGGCTGCCGAAGGCATCGAGGCCGAGGTCGTCGACCTGCGCACCCTGCGGCCTCTGGATCACGAGACGATCGTCGAGAGCGTCAAGAAGACGAACCGCATCGTCACCGTCGAAGAGGGCTGGGGGCCGATGGGCGTCGGCGCCGAGGTGGTCGCCCGCGTGCTGGAACATGCCTTCGACTATCTGGATGCGCCGCCTACGCGGGTCCACCAGGAGGATGTGCCATTGCCTTATGCGGCCAACCTCGAGGCGCTTTCGCTGCCGTCGGTCGAGAAGATCGTGAAGGCGGCGAAGGCGGTCGCCTATCGGAAATGA
- a CDS encoding DoxX family protein yields MMSSLEAWAPRVLSLLRIVAALLFMEHGLMKLIEFPGPQPGVPDPLPTMLMAAAVIEVVGGGLIALGLFTRVAAFICSGQMAVGYFTVHAAQGFWPGLNGGDAAVLFCFVFLYLVFAGPGPWSLDAMRGRRRRF; encoded by the coding sequence ATGATGTCTAGCCTCGAGGCGTGGGCCCCGCGAGTCCTGAGCCTGCTCAGGATCGTCGCCGCCCTGCTCTTCATGGAGCATGGGCTGATGAAGCTGATCGAATTTCCCGGCCCGCAGCCGGGCGTGCCCGATCCGCTTCCGACCATGCTGATGGCGGCGGCGGTGATCGAGGTGGTCGGCGGCGGGCTGATCGCGCTCGGCCTCTTCACCCGCGTCGCGGCCTTCATCTGCTCGGGACAGATGGCGGTTGGCTACTTCACCGTCCACGCGGCCCAGGGTTTCTGGCCGGGTCTCAACGGCGGCGACGCGGCCGTCCTGTTCTGTTTCGTCTTCCTCTACCTGGTCTTCGCCGGTCCGGGCCCCTGGAGCCTGGACGCCATGCGCGGAAGGCGTCGCCGGTTCTGA
- a CDS encoding type II toxin-antitoxin system RatA family toxin produces the protein MPRYHIEKVLPYSPDQLFKLVGDVDAYPDFVPWIQSMRTWNARVESEGVTVVDAQAGVGFSFLKEKFATRVRRDAGERQIDVQLLSGPFRHLVNRWRFVEAPGGTKIEFDIDFEFKSRLLSGILAANFHHAVDKLMACFEGRARALYAA, from the coding sequence TTGCCGCGCTATCACATTGAAAAGGTGCTGCCTTACAGCCCCGACCAGCTTTTCAAGCTGGTCGGGGACGTGGACGCCTATCCGGACTTCGTGCCGTGGATCCAGTCCATGCGGACCTGGAACGCCAGGGTCGAAAGCGAGGGCGTGACCGTCGTCGACGCCCAGGCCGGCGTCGGCTTTTCGTTCCTGAAAGAGAAGTTCGCCACGCGGGTGCGCCGTGACGCGGGCGAGCGCCAGATCGACGTCCAGCTCCTGTCGGGGCCGTTCAGGCACTTGGTCAACCGCTGGCGCTTCGTCGAAGCGCCGGGCGGGACCAAGATCGAGTTCGACATCGACTTCGAGTTCAAGTCGCGCCTGCTGTCAGGGATCCTGGCGGCGAACTTCCATCACGCGGTGGACAAGCTGATGGCCTGCTTCGAAGGGCGGGCGAGGGCGCTCTACGCGGCCTAG
- the lipA gene encoding lipoyl synthase — translation MATVIDTLGGQRPRHPEKQSRPDTPVLRKPEWLRVRAPGAPGYNATRDVVKAHGLVTVCEEAACPNIGECWSQNHATMMIMGEICTRACAFCNVTTGKPNPLDPTEPTRVADAVAKMGLKHVVITSVDRDDLADGGGAHFAEVVRAIRAAAPNTTIEILTPDFLRKGPSAAEIVIDSKPDVFNHNLETVPRLYLSIRPGARYYHSLRLLERVKERDPNQFTKSGLMVGLGEAKEEVMQVMDDMRSAGVDFLTIGQYLQPTRKHAAIDRFVTPDEFKAYEEIARAKGFLMVSASPLTRSSHHAGEDFARLKAARLAKDAA, via the coding sequence ATGGCGACCGTCATCGACACACTCGGTGGGCAAAGGCCCCGGCATCCTGAGAAGCAGTCACGCCCGGACACGCCGGTCCTGCGAAAGCCGGAGTGGCTCCGCGTCCGCGCGCCCGGCGCACCCGGTTACAACGCCACGCGGGACGTGGTGAAGGCCCATGGCCTGGTGACGGTCTGCGAAGAGGCCGCCTGTCCGAACATCGGCGAGTGCTGGAGCCAGAACCACGCGACCATGATGATCATGGGCGAGATATGCACCCGCGCTTGCGCTTTCTGCAACGTGACCACCGGCAAGCCGAACCCGCTCGATCCGACCGAGCCGACCCGGGTGGCCGACGCCGTGGCGAAGATGGGCCTCAAGCACGTCGTCATCACCTCGGTGGACCGCGACGACCTGGCCGATGGCGGCGGCGCACACTTCGCCGAGGTCGTCCGCGCGATCCGCGCAGCCGCGCCGAACACGACCATCGAGATCCTGACGCCGGACTTCCTGCGCAAGGGGCCGAGCGCGGCGGAGATCGTGATCGACTCCAAGCCGGACGTCTTCAACCATAATCTGGAGACCGTGCCGCGGCTCTACCTCTCGATCCGGCCGGGCGCGCGCTACTATCACTCGCTGCGCCTGCTGGAGCGCGTGAAGGAGCGTGATCCGAACCAGTTCACCAAGTCCGGCCTGATGGTCGGGCTGGGCGAGGCGAAGGAAGAGGTCATGCAGGTCATGGATGACATGCGCTCGGCCGGCGTCGACTTCCTGACCATCGGCCAATACCTCCAGCCGACCCGCAAGCACGCGGCGATCGACCGCTTCGTCACGCCTGACGAGTTCAAGGCCTATGAGGAGATCGCCCGGGCCAAGGGCTTCCTGATGGTCTCCGCCAGCCCGCTGACGCGCTCGTCGCACCACGCCGGCGAGGACTTCGCCCGGCTGAAGGCCGCCCGGCTCGCCAAGGACGCGGCCTGA
- a CDS encoding AMP-binding protein codes for MSPSFDLRSTERSLFDALIDARATYGAKKPILEDQERNPLSYTDLMRAAFALGRKIAGMTRPGEHVGIMLPSSAGAVVTFFALHAFGRTPTMLNFTAGIRNLKAACELAEVKRVLTSHRFIEQGKLHDLIDALEPLAAITYLEDVRETIGLGDKLFAATAAAFPRRFRTPSKPSDPGVILFTSGSFGAPRGVVLSQSNLIANVEQVAAHIDLDPSWVMFNPLPTFHCFGLTGGVLLPLLKGMKAFEYPSPLHVKQIPPLIKDTGASILFATDTFLNQYARAAEPDELSGLQFIVCGAEKVREETHNLVRDRFGDVPVLEGYGATEASPVIAVNKPTDNRRGTVGGVLPGIETKLEPVEGIPGGGRLYVRGPNVMAGYLGAGGVLEPPPGGWHDTGDVVDLSDDNWIKILGRVKRFAKVGGEMVSLTAAEDIATAVWPDSRHAVIAMPDPKKGERLVLVTDRRDAEAGPLVVHAQTIGAPELAVPRKIIRVTEIPVLGTGKTDYVAITRMAEADGRRAA; via the coding sequence TTGTCGCCTTCTTTTGACCTGCGTTCGACTGAGCGCTCATTGTTCGATGCGCTGATCGACGCGCGCGCGACCTACGGCGCCAAGAAGCCGATCCTAGAGGACCAGGAGCGCAACCCCCTCAGCTACACCGATCTGATGCGGGCCGCCTTCGCACTCGGCCGCAAGATCGCCGGAATGACCAGGCCCGGCGAGCACGTTGGCATCATGCTGCCATCCAGCGCCGGCGCGGTGGTCACCTTCTTCGCGCTGCATGCCTTCGGCCGCACGCCGACCATGCTGAACTTCACAGCCGGCATTCGGAACCTCAAGGCGGCCTGCGAACTGGCCGAGGTGAAGCGGGTGCTGACCTCGCATCGCTTCATCGAACAGGGCAAACTGCACGACCTGATCGACGCGCTCGAGCCGCTGGCCGCGATCACCTATCTGGAAGACGTCCGCGAAACGATCGGCCTGGGCGACAAGCTCTTCGCCGCCACCGCGGCCGCCTTCCCGCGGCGCTTCCGGACCCCAAGCAAGCCGTCGGACCCCGGCGTCATCCTCTTCACCTCCGGCAGTTTCGGCGCGCCTCGGGGCGTGGTGCTGAGCCAGTCGAACCTCATCGCCAATGTCGAGCAGGTGGCCGCCCACATCGACCTCGACCCGAGTTGGGTGATGTTCAATCCCCTGCCCACCTTCCACTGCTTCGGCCTGACCGGCGGCGTGCTGCTGCCGCTGCTGAAGGGCATGAAGGCGTTCGAGTATCCCTCGCCGCTGCACGTCAAGCAGATCCCGCCGCTGATCAAGGACACCGGCGCCTCGATCCTGTTCGCCACCGACACCTTCCTCAATCAGTACGCGCGCGCCGCCGAACCGGACGAACTGTCCGGTCTGCAGTTCATCGTCTGCGGTGCGGAGAAGGTGCGGGAGGAGACCCACAACCTGGTCCGTGACCGGTTCGGCGACGTGCCGGTGCTGGAAGGCTACGGCGCCACCGAGGCCTCGCCGGTCATCGCCGTGAACAAGCCGACCGACAACCGCCGCGGAACGGTCGGCGGCGTGCTGCCGGGCATCGAGACGAAGCTCGAGCCGGTGGAGGGCATCCCCGGCGGCGGGCGGCTCTATGTCCGCGGCCCGAACGTCATGGCCGGCTATCTGGGCGCTGGCGGGGTTCTGGAGCCGCCGCCCGGCGGATGGCACGACACCGGCGACGTGGTCGATCTCAGCGACGACAACTGGATCAAGATCCTCGGCCGCGTGAAGCGCTTTGCGAAGGTGGGCGGCGAGATGGTCTCCCTCACGGCGGCCGAGGACATCGCCACCGCCGTCTGGCCCGACAGCCGCCATGCGGTGATCGCCATGCCCGATCCCAAGAAGGGCGAGCGTCTCGTCCTGGTCACCGATCGCCGCGACGCCGAGGCCGGACCGCTGGTCGTTCACGCCCAGACCATCGGCGCGCCCGAGCTGGCCGTCCCGCGGAAGATCATCAGGGTCACCGAAATCCCGGTGCTGGGCACCGGCAAAACGGACTACGTCGCGATCACGCGGATGGCGGAGGCCGACGGACGCCGCGCCGCCTGA
- a CDS encoding spermidine synthase, producing the protein MTAADQAQRPTASISPVLFALTTFASAGLVFMVQPMVAKLVLPLLGGSPSVWNTSIAFFQTALLAGYGYAHLLQRVAAVRTQAIIHVAALVFAALSLPLRVSGALGEPSSDHPSLWLLGVLTLSIGAPFAVLSATAPLVQAWHARTVHAETGAEPYVLYSASNLGSLLALLAYPALIEPFSTLRGQSFGWSSGYVAFVLLMAVLALLVSRARTAGVEAAVRAGPAPSWTRRLAWIGLAAAPSSLMLGVTTHITTDVASAPFLWVIPLALYLATFIIAFSDRPIISQRTTLLLQAAAVVACVLILPFRSANFPLQLFIHLATFFLTALMCHQALVARRPDPAHLTEFYLWMSFGGVVGGSFNAFLAPVIFTNVWEYPLVLALACLARPGFGPIEPWRWMTFIGAVAAAAIAPIIAVRWGAEQNRFLIFALLAGAGICAFLIRRRMIVFFGLVVILSLAAEMIGDRVDVRQSWRSFFGVLRQSEMPVGAMRGQVKMLSHGTTLHGAQATHPDYDCRPLVYYAPETPIGQVFTHGYFQDPPRRIGAVGLGTGAVAAYTRPGDRLTFFEIDPLVVRISTDKRHFTYTTACALGQIDYVIGDARLTLAKQPNETFDILLIDAFSSDAVPAHLLTVEAMKGYLAKLKPGGVLIVHLSNRNLELRSPAMAVAEAAGGFALIQRHDAPDNSPPLWESSEDAMIVARNLEALTPYEADKRWSQTDPTEARPWTDDYMNLPGAFYAQMKILWPWLP; encoded by the coding sequence ATGACAGCAGCAGATCAGGCCCAGCGCCCGACGGCGTCCATCTCTCCAGTCCTCTTTGCGCTGACAACCTTCGCCAGCGCCGGCCTCGTGTTCATGGTCCAACCCATGGTGGCCAAGCTCGTCCTTCCGCTGCTTGGCGGCAGTCCTTCAGTCTGGAACACCTCGATCGCCTTCTTCCAGACGGCGCTGCTTGCGGGCTACGGCTACGCCCACCTCCTGCAGCGAGTGGCGGCGGTGCGGACCCAGGCGATCATCCATGTGGCGGCCCTGGTCTTCGCCGCGCTCTCCCTGCCGCTCCGCGTGAGCGGGGCGCTGGGCGAGCCGTCCTCGGACCATCCGTCGCTGTGGTTGCTGGGTGTCCTGACCTTGTCGATCGGCGCGCCCTTCGCCGTGCTCTCGGCGACCGCGCCGCTGGTCCAGGCTTGGCACGCCCGCACCGTGCACGCCGAGACCGGCGCCGAACCCTACGTCCTCTATTCGGCGTCGAACCTCGGCAGCCTGCTGGCCCTGCTTGCCTATCCGGCGCTCATCGAACCTTTTTCAACTCTCCGCGGGCAATCGTTCGGCTGGAGCAGCGGCTATGTCGCCTTCGTCCTGCTGATGGCCGTGTTGGCCTTGCTGGTGTCGCGCGCGCGGACGGCGGGCGTCGAGGCGGCGGTCAGGGCCGGCCCAGCGCCAAGCTGGACGCGGCGGCTGGCCTGGATCGGGCTGGCGGCCGCGCCGTCGAGCCTCATGCTTGGCGTCACCACCCACATCACGACGGACGTCGCCTCGGCGCCGTTTCTGTGGGTCATCCCTCTGGCCCTCTATCTGGCGACCTTTATCATCGCCTTCTCGGACAGGCCGATCATCTCCCAGCGGACAACGCTGCTGCTCCAGGCCGCCGCGGTGGTGGCCTGCGTCCTGATCCTGCCCTTCCGCAGCGCCAACTTCCCGCTGCAGCTCTTCATCCACTTGGCCACCTTCTTCCTGACCGCGCTCATGTGCCATCAGGCCCTGGTGGCGCGCAGGCCCGACCCGGCGCACCTCACCGAGTTCTATCTCTGGATGTCGTTCGGCGGCGTGGTCGGCGGGTCGTTCAACGCCTTCCTGGCGCCGGTGATCTTCACCAATGTCTGGGAATACCCGCTGGTCCTGGCCCTGGCGTGCCTCGCCCGGCCGGGATTCGGGCCGATCGAGCCCTGGCGCTGGATGACCTTCATCGGCGCCGTTGCCGCGGCCGCGATCGCGCCGATCATCGCGGTCAGGTGGGGCGCCGAGCAGAACCGGTTCCTGATCTTCGCCTTACTGGCGGGCGCGGGTATCTGCGCCTTCCTCATCCGCAGGCGGATGATCGTCTTCTTCGGGCTGGTGGTGATCCTGTCCCTCGCCGCGGAAATGATCGGCGACCGGGTGGACGTACGGCAGAGCTGGCGCAGCTTCTTCGGGGTCCTGCGGCAGTCGGAAATGCCGGTGGGAGCCATGAGGGGGCAGGTGAAGATGCTCTCGCACGGCACCACGCTGCACGGGGCCCAGGCGACGCATCCCGACTATGACTGCCGGCCGCTGGTCTATTACGCGCCGGAGACCCCCATCGGCCAGGTATTCACCCACGGCTACTTCCAGGATCCGCCACGCCGGATCGGGGCTGTCGGGCTGGGGACCGGCGCCGTGGCGGCCTACACCCGTCCCGGTGATCGCCTGACCTTCTTCGAGATCGACCCGCTGGTGGTGCGCATATCCACCGACAAGCGGCACTTCACCTATACGACGGCCTGCGCCCTGGGCCAGATCGACTACGTGATCGGCGATGCGCGTCTGACGCTCGCCAAACAGCCCAACGAGACGTTCGACATCCTGCTGATCGACGCCTTCTCGTCCGACGCCGTCCCGGCGCACCTGCTGACGGTCGAGGCGATGAAGGGCTATCTCGCCAAGCTGAAGCCGGGCGGCGTCCTGATCGTCCACCTCTCCAACCGGAACCTCGAGCTGCGGTCGCCGGCGATGGCGGTGGCGGAGGCGGCCGGCGGCTTCGCCCTGATCCAGCGCCACGACGCGCCGGACAACTCTCCGCCGCTATGGGAGTCCTCCGAGGACGCCATGATCGTCGCGCGGAACCTCGAGGCGCTGACTCCCTATGAGGCCGACAAGCGATGGTCGCAGACCGATCCCACGGAGGCTCGGCCGTGGACCGACGACTACATGAATCTTCCGGGCGCCTTCTACGCCCAGATGAAAATCCTCTGGCCCTGGCTGCCCTAG
- a CDS encoding pyruvate dehydrogenase complex dihydrolipoamide acetyltransferase, with protein MTIDVLMPALSPTMEEGTLAKWHVKKGDAVKSGDVIAEIETDKATMEVEAVDEGTVEEILIPEGSEGVKVNTPIARLSGDDASAAKPAPAPEAPKAEATKAEAPKAEPAKGEPPPAASAEAPKAAAPTPAPARVAGARIFASPLARRIAEQKGLDLAQIEGSGPHGRIIKRDVEGAAPRAKAAPVAAAAPAGAPRPVQTLAQMGIPDGSYDLVPLDGMLKTVARRMTDSFRDVPHFPLNIDLEIDQLLAARVKINGLLEKQGVKVSVNDLVIKAAALALKQVPEANASYSPEGIAMHHHADIAIAVALEHGLITPIIRQAETKGLAQIALEAKDLAERARNKKLKPEEFQGGTFSISNLGMFGIKSFASIINEPQGAILSVGAGEKRPVVRGDQLAIATVMSVTLTCDHRVVDGAIGARWLAAFKALIEDPITMIV; from the coding sequence ATGACCATTGATGTCCTGATGCCCGCGCTTTCTCCGACCATGGAGGAGGGCACGCTCGCCAAATGGCACGTGAAGAAGGGCGACGCCGTGAAGTCCGGCGACGTGATCGCCGAGATCGAGACCGACAAGGCGACCATGGAGGTCGAGGCGGTCGATGAGGGAACCGTCGAGGAGATACTGATCCCCGAGGGCTCCGAAGGCGTGAAGGTGAACACCCCGATCGCCCGCCTGAGCGGTGATGACGCCAGCGCGGCCAAGCCTGCTCCGGCGCCCGAAGCCCCTAAGGCCGAAGCGACCAAGGCTGAGGCGCCGAAGGCCGAGCCGGCCAAGGGCGAGCCCCCTCCGGCGGCTTCCGCCGAAGCACCCAAGGCGGCTGCGCCGACCCCGGCGCCGGCGCGCGTGGCCGGCGCACGCATCTTCGCCTCGCCGCTGGCCCGCCGCATCGCCGAGCAGAAGGGCCTGGATCTTGCGCAGATCGAGGGTTCGGGTCCGCACGGCCGGATCATCAAGCGCGACGTCGAAGGCGCGGCGCCCCGGGCCAAGGCGGCGCCCGTCGCAGCGGCCGCGCCGGCCGGCGCCCCGCGGCCGGTCCAGACCCTGGCGCAGATGGGCATCCCGGACGGAAGCTACGATCTCGTCCCCCTCGACGGCATGCTCAAGACGGTCGCCCGGCGCATGACCGACAGCTTCCGCGACGTGCCGCACTTCCCGCTGAACATCGACCTGGAGATCGACCAACTGCTGGCGGCGCGGGTGAAGATCAACGGCCTGCTGGAGAAGCAGGGTGTGAAGGTCAGCGTCAACGACCTGGTCATCAAGGCCGCCGCCCTGGCGCTGAAGCAGGTGCCGGAGGCCAACGCCTCCTATTCCCCCGAAGGCATCGCGATGCACCACCACGCGGACATCGCCATCGCCGTGGCGCTGGAGCATGGCCTGATCACCCCGATCATCCGCCAGGCGGAGACCAAGGGCCTGGCCCAGATCGCGCTGGAGGCCAAGGACCTGGCCGAGCGGGCCCGGAACAAGAAGTTGAAGCCCGAGGAGTTCCAGGGCGGCACCTTCTCGATCTCGAACCTCGGCATGTTCGGCATCAAGAGCTTCGCCTCGATCATCAACGAGCCTCAGGGCGCGATTCTGTCGGTCGGCGCCGGCGAGAAGCGGCCGGTCGTCCGCGGCGACCAGTTGGCGATCGCCACGGTCATGAGCGTGACGCTCACCTGCGACCACCGCGTGGTGGATGGAGCGATCGGCGCGCGCTGGCTCGCGGCCTTCAAGGCCCTGATCGAAGACCCGATCACGATGATCGTCTGA